Within Vibrio campbellii CAIM 519 = NBRC 15631 = ATCC 25920, the genomic segment GCTGGTCTGACACCAAAATACATGGACGTGAAAGAGCTTGTTGCATGCACACGCTTCAATGAGAAGCCGTTCGACAGCCTATTGCTCGCACCGAATGAAATCGACGATATGTTGGAATACCCAATTCCTGTCGACGATTTCAAATTCGCCATCGTTAAGCAAGTTCACCAGCGCACTCTAGAAGTTCAAACCGCTGAGATCCTTATGCCTCTGGATACCAAACTTGTGATAACTCACGCTAACGGCGAAACATGCGTAGTTGAAAAAGGACAATCAGTTTTCATTCCGGCTTACGCAAAACAGGTCACTTTGGATTGTGAAGGTCTTGTCGCACGCGCTTACAGCTAATCGTTATTATTGATAGTACGCCACTAAAACCAACGCCTCGCCACTCGCGGGGCGTTTTGCTTTTAACCCTAGTCTTTTTAACCCTAGTAAAAAATGGTTAATTAAGCGCTATAGTCTTGCTCCAAAAAAGAAACATTTCCCTACAAAACCAAGAAACTGTGTAAGACTTATTGAGTAGCCCTGTTGTTAAAGGTGGCAAGATGACTCATAGAAACGCTCGCTCTCTTCATGCCATTATCGGCGCACTCGTCGGTGATGCAGCATCTCTCGGATTTCATTGGCTTTACGATCAATAGCTCATCAGGCAGTTTGGTTCTCCGCATCCGGAATTTCATCAACCTAACCGAACTGAATACCATGACAAAGGTTATTTTGCCCACGGTAGCAAGCAAGTCGGTGACCTCACCCACTATGGTGCACAGCTTGTTGCCATGTTAGACGCTCTAGTTCAAACCGGACACTACGACGAGGCGCGTTACATTCGCTCCTTTCGAGAATGGTTTGATTTTGGTGGTAAATGGCAGGGTTATACAGACAAACCGACTAAGCAAACAATGCTCAACATTTATGAGTTGGAAGCCAAAGAGCTGCGTGTGACCCTATGTGGGGCTGACGACACACAAAACCCTACATTATCTAAGATTCCGTCGTTGGTGGCTTTTCATTCCGATGATGACAAACTCGCTAAACTGGTCGATTCTGCAGTGCGGGTTACCAACAACAACGACACCGCGGTGATGTATGCACAAGCTATCGCAGTGATGATTCAACTCGCTCTACAAGGCGTAGCCCCAAAAGCATGTGTAATAGCGGCTCAGACGATATCTTCGACTATCGCGAACGACATCAAAAGAGCAGAAGCCATGAGCGGAAGAAGTGCCACCAGCGTTGCGGAGTCCGTTGGGATGCATTGCGGTTTAGGCGCTTCATTTGTGGTGATTTGTCATTTGCTGATGAACTCAGAAAGTTACGAAACCACCATGCGTGAGAACATATACTGTGGCGGCGATTCAAGTGGTCGAGCCATTCCACTCGGTGCCATTCTTGGGGCAAGTTATTACGACACGCCAATGTCGATTCCAAATCACTGGATGGATAAAACCGCGCTACCTCGCCGTTTACTGCAGTGTTTATAAAAGAAGGGGGTGTTGCGAGTTCAGGGCAAAAAAAAAGAGGCCCATGAGAGCCTCTTGCTATGTGTTACTCGGCGGGTACTGCCACTGAGCGTAACTTGAAAAGCTTCTTAGGTGCTTTGGTTAACAAAATGCCAAACATAAGAGGTAGCATTAAGATAATCGACTGCTCTGAAAGCATTTCTCCATTAATAAACGCGGATAGGAATAACGCGACCAAAGGGAAAATCAGAAAACAAATCGAAGCTTGAAACGGTGTCGAAACCTGACCAAGTTTAAAGTAAGCCACAATACCGCCAACACTTGCCACAAAGCCAAGATAAACCACCGCTAGGACTGAGTCGTAAGTAAATGCCGCTACATCAACTTGCTCACATACTGCCGATAAAGCGAACAGTAGCAGAGACGCAATAAAGCAAGGCACCGCGTTATAGGTCAACACCTGAATGTCCTTGCAGTACTTTTGAACTAACACATACATTACCGCATGCATCGCCACCGCAAGCGCTAAAGACAGCGTACCTAGTAAGTAATCTTCCCCACCCAGTTGCATCTCGTTGCCCAAAATTAGACAAAGACTTACCACTGCCGTCAACAAGCCAAACACTTGGTGACGCGCCAAACGCAGCCCCAAAAACAGGCCAGACATTAGCATCACCGCAACCGGCATGTTGGCAAAAATAATCGATGCAAGACCCGACGAGATGTATTGCTCTCCGTAAATCATCAGCGTAAACGGCATCGCAAAGTACAAAACAGCCACGATAAAAATCCAATGACGTTTACCTTTTGGGAACATCAAAGGTTGTTTGAATGCTTTTGCCATCACAAACAGCAAAGGTGCAGCAAGGAAAAAACGCATACCTGTGGCAAGAACAGGGGGAATAGAGTGCAATGCGACTTCCATTGCGAACCAAGTGGTTCCCCAGATCAAACACACAGACAAAAAGAGCAAAAATATAAAAGACTTTGAATTCATGACGACGACTTACTTAAATTATTTAATATTTACTGGCTTGTATCACCAGATTTACGTGTCACATTCTAAAGTCTTCCCTCGAGAAACATTTTGCTATTTGTAGGGTTCTTTACCTGCTGGATAAAATTAT encodes:
- a CDS encoding DMT family transporter → MNSKSFIFLLFLSVCLIWGTTWFAMEVALHSIPPVLATGMRFFLAAPLLFVMAKAFKQPLMFPKGKRHWIFIVAVLYFAMPFTLMIYGEQYISSGLASIIFANMPVAVMLMSGLFLGLRLARHQVFGLLTAVVSLCLILGNEMQLGGEDYLLGTLSLALAVAMHAVMYVLVQKYCKDIQVLTYNAVPCFIASLLLFALSAVCEQVDVAAFTYDSVLAVVYLGFVASVGGIVAYFKLGQVSTPFQASICFLIFPLVALFLSAFINGEMLSEQSIILMLPLMFGILLTKAPKKLFKLRSVAVPAE